One window of the Etheostoma spectabile isolate EspeVRDwgs_2016 chromosome 16, UIUC_Espe_1.0, whole genome shotgun sequence genome contains the following:
- the tmem38b gene encoding LOW QUALITY PROTEIN: trimeric intracellular cation channel type B (The sequence of the model RefSeq protein was modified relative to this genomic sequence to represent the inferred CDS: deleted 1 base in 1 codon): MMDLFEALHLDELSHGLANLSMFPYFDMAHYIVSIMALREQPGVLEVSRVSPLACWFSSMLFCFGGGVLSAFMLAEPAVAPLSNSTSVLLASITWYLVFYCPMDLVYCCAARLPLRLVLSGMKEVTRTWKVLGGVTQAHSKYKDSLMVMIAIGWPKGAGGGLISNFEQLVRGVWKPETNELLKMSYPTKITLIGAVLFALQQTHYLPLQKHHLMLIYTTFIVVNKSRMMLTGSSASPFAGIESAIYKTLFTGHSPYAALTSEEKKVCINNGATNGTTSTATTGGNRVAGKNTLVSPVNGQSGLLRAKEESENAEKTSCKKTK; the protein is encoded by the exons ATGATGGATTTGTTCGAGGCGTTGCATTTGGACGAGCTGTCCCACGGACTGGcaaacttgtcaatgtttccATACTTTGACATGGCCCACTACATCGTGTCAATCATGGCTCTGAGGGAGCAGCCAG GCGTTCTTGAGGTTTCCAGAGTCAGCCCCTTAGCCTGCTGGTTCAGCTCCATGCTCTTCTGTTTTGGTGGAGGTGTGCTGTCTGCCTTCATGCTGGCCGAGCCAGCCGTTGCACCTTTGTCCAACAGCACCAGTGTTCTGCTTGCTTCAATCACATG GTACCTAGTGTTTTACTGCCCCATGGACCTGGTTTACTGTTGTGCTGCC CGGCTGCCTCTCAGACTAGTGCTGTCAGGGATGAAGGAAGTGACCAGGACGTGGAAGGTGCTCGGAGGGGTTACCCAGGCACACAGTAAATACAAAGACAGTCTGATGGTTATGATTGCCATTGGGTGGCCTAAAG GTGCTGGAGGTGGTCTGATAAGTAATTTTGAGCAGCTTGTTCGAGGCGTTTGGAAACCAGAGACTAATGAGCTCCTCAAAATGTCTTA CCCCACCAAGATCACCCTGATAGGGGCGGTGCTGTTTGCTCTGCAGCAGACCCATTATCTGCCTCTCCAGAAGCACCACCTGATGCTCATCTACACCACATTCATCGTTGTCAACAAG TCAAGGATGATGCTGACAGGCTCCTCTGCCTCACCATTCGCTGGCATTGAGTCGGCCATCTATAAGACCCTTTTCACCGGCCACTCCCCTTATGCTGCCCTCACTAGCGAGGAAAAGAAAGTGTGCATTAATAACGGCGCAACCAACGGGACGACCTCAACTGCCACAACCGGTGGGAATAGAGTAGCGGGGAAGAACACCCTGGTTTCTCCTGTCAACGGACAAAGTGGATTGCTCAGAGCCAAAGAGGAGTCAGAGAACGCAGAGAAAACAAGCTGCAAGAAGACCAAATAG